The DNA region GCGGCCTATGCCTGCGCCAACGCCTGGCTGGACGGACTGGTCGCCTGGCGCCGCGCGGCGGGCCTGCCCGCGATCGCGATCAACTGGGGGCAGTGGGCCGACGTCGGCCTGGCCAGCTCGCTGCGCTTCTCGGTGCTGGACCCGATCACCCCGGCCGAGGGCGTGGACGCGCTGGGCGGTGTGCTGGCGGCCGGCTTCTCCCGGGTCGGCATCGCCCGGCTGCGCCTGGACCGCGCTGCCGCGGCGTTCCCGGAGATCCATCAGATCGGCTTCTTCACAGATCTGGTGGGGGAGTTGGAGACCGATGAGGTCGACGAGGACTGGGGTGGTCCCGAAGCGCTCAAGGAGATGGACGCCGCAGAGATCAACCGCGTCGTCGTGGCCCGGTTGCGCCGTCGGATCTCGGCCATCATGGGCTACTCCGACGACGGTGCGGTGGACACCGCTCAGCCGCTGACCGAGCTGGGGCTGGATTCGTTGATGGCGGTGCGGATGCGCAACACCATCCGCGGCGACTTCGGCGTCGAGCCGCCGGTGGCACTGCTGCTCCAGGGCGCCTCGCTGGCCGATCTTGCGCTGGATCTCATCCGGCAACTCGGTCTGGCCGAAGAGGACACCTCCGAGCGCCCCAACGCATTGCGTGACCGGGCGCAGCAACGTGCCGCAGCCCGTCAACGTGCCGCATCGCGGCGGAAAGTGGGACCACGATCGTGACGAGTACAGGGGATTCGTTCCCGCCCAACGCGATTGCCGTCATCGGCATGGCAGGGCGGTTCCCGGGAGCGAACTCGGTGTCGGCCTTCTGGCGCAATCTGCGCGGCGGCGTGGAGTCGATCGTCGACATCTCCGAAGATGATCTGCTCGCCGCCGGAGTGAGCGAGCGCGCGCTGGCCAACCGGTCCTACGTGCGGCGCGCGGCGCTGATGTCGGGCATCGAGGAGTTCGACGCGGAGTTCTTCGGTTTCACGCCGTACGCGGCACGGATGCTCGACCCGCAGCACCGACTGTTCCTGCAGACCACGTTCCACGCTCTCGAGGACGCCGGCTACGACCCGGCCGACCTCGAGGCGACCGTCGGCGTCTTCGGAACCAGTTCTGCCAGTGGCTATCTGCTGCACAACCTGATGTCCAACTACGACCCGATGATGGTCATCGGCCAGGGTGCGAGCTACGAGATGGTGAACCTGTCGTTGCAGAACGACAAGGACCATCTGGCCACCCGGGTGGCCCATCAGTTCGACTTCCGCGGCCCCGCCCTGTCGGTGGCAACGGCATGCTCGTCGTCGCTGGTCGCCGTGCACCTGGCATGCCAGTCGATCCTCAACGGGGAGTGCGACATCGCCCTGGCCGGAGGCTCGTCGCTGCGGGTCCCGCACAACGTCGGGTACTGGTACGAGCAGGGCGCCATGGTCTCGCCGACCGGACACTGCAGGCCCTTCGACGTCCGCTCCGACGGCACCATCTTCGGAAGCGGCGTCGGTGTCGTGGTGCTCAAGGCACTGCAGGACGCGATCGACGACGGCGACCACATCCACGCGGTGATCCGCGGGTCGGCGCTCAACAACGACGGTGCGACGAAGATGACGTACGCCGCGCCCAACGCGATGGGCCAGGCCGAGGTCATCGCCGAGGCACATGCGGTGGCCGAGGTCGACGCATCGACGATCGGCTACGTCGAGAGCCACGGCACCGGTACCCCGCTGGGCGACCCGATCGAGATCGAGGGCCTGCGGCAGGCGTTCGACCTTGCCGAGGAAACCCGCAGCGACCCGTGCTACATCGGGTCGGTCAAGTCCAACATCGGCCATCTGGAGACCGCCGCGGGCATCGCGGGTCTGATCAAGGCCATCCTGTGTCTCGAGCACAAGGCGATCCCGGCCACGCTGCACTACACCAGCCCGAACCCCGAGCTGCACATCGACCGCGGGCCATTCCGGGTACGCAGTGCCGACGGGCCGTGGGAGACTGACGGCATCCGGCGCGCCGGCGTCAGCTCGTTCGGCGTGGGCGGCACCAACGCCCACATCGTCCTCGAGGAGGCACCGGCCGCGCGTTCCGCAGCGCAGGCCGGCACCGGACCGCAGGTGCTGGTGCTCTCGGCGAAAACCCAAGAGGCGCTGGCCCAGTCGCGTCAGACCCTGGCCGACGAACTGGCCGTCAACGACGACATCACCCTGTCGGACGCGGCCTACACCCTCACCCGGCGACGCAAGGACCCGATCCGCCTCGCCGCCGTCGTGCACGATCGACAGGACGCGGCGGCGGTGCTCGGCGCCGCCGAAACCGACAGCGTCTTCATCGCTGAAGCCGTCTCCGATGCCGAGACATCCGGCGATCGAGTGGCGTTCCTGTTCCCCGGTCAGGGATCCCAGCACATCGGGATGGCGCGTGGGCTGCATGACAGCGAACCCGTCTTCGCCCGGCACTTCGACGAATGCGCGGCCGCGTTCAGCGACGAGATGGGCTACGACCTCCGTGCCGAGATCTTCGACGGGGTCGGGCGCAACCTCGAGCACACCGACCGCGCCCAACCCGCACTCTTCACCGTCGAGTACGCGCTGGCCAAGCTGATCCAGTCCTACGGTGTCGAGCCCTCGATCATGGCGGGGCACAGCATCGGTGAGTACCCGGCGGCCACCCTCGCGGGCGTGTTCGACCTCGACACCGCCGTCAAGGTGGTCTCGATGCGTGCGCGGTTGATGCACGCCGCGCCACGCGGCGTCATGGTGGCTGTGCCCCTGAGCCCACAGGCGGTCGCCGAACACCTCACCCCTGACGTCGATCTCGCGACGATCAACGACCCGGGCAGCAGTGTGGTGGCGGGCAGCGAAGAGGCCATCCGGGCGTTCCAGGCCGGTCTCGCCGAGAAGGGCATCGTGGCCCGCCGGGTCCGGACGTCGCATGCGTTCCACTCGCGTCTGATGGATCCGGTGGTCGCGGAGTTCACGACGTTCCTGTCCGGGATGACGTTGCGGGAGCCGCAGATCCCGTTGCTGTCCAACATCACCGGCACCACGATGTCGGCCGCAGAAGCGACCAACCCGGGGACCTGGGCGCGCCAGATCCGGGCCACCGTCCGCTTCGCCGACGAACTCGACATGCTGCTGGCCCACCCGGACCGGGTGCTCGTGGAGGTCGGCCCCGGCGGCACGCTCACGTCCTCGGCGGGCCGTCACCCACGGAGTGGGCCACGGCACCGCGCCGTGCGACTGATGCGCCATCAGGCCCAGAACCGCAGCGATCACGACACGTTCCTGCTCGCACTCGGTCAGCTGTGGGCGGCGGGTGTGGACGTCGACTGGCACCAGGGTGCGACCGAAGCCCCGGCGTTGGTGTCGCTGCCCGGTTACCCGTTCCAGCGCCAGCGGCACTGGGTAGAGCACAACGCCAGCGCCGCCTGGCTGGCCGGCGGGGGCGCTCCCGGGGTGCCGGTCGCAGGCACCGGAGCCACCACAGCTCCGGCGACCGCCGGCGGCAAGTCGGGGGTCGAGACCGCGCTGCTGCGCATCTGGTCACAGTGCCTGGGTCTGTCCGACATCGACCGCACCGCCAACTTCTTCGAACTCGGTGGAGACTCGCTCATCGCGATCAGCGTGGCGATGACCGCGGGCCACGAAGGACTCGACCTGACCCCGCAGGATCTCTACGAGAACCAGACGGTGGCGGCTCTGGCCAAGGTGCTGACCGCCCGCTACGCCGAGGGCGGACTGGGCCGTCCGTCGCTCGACGATGCCACCAATCCGCCGTTGCCTCCGAACGTGGCGTACTTCCTCGAGCACGGACTGCGCGACGTCGGTCGCTGGCGTACCCCGGTGATCCTGCACCTGCGATCCGACGTCGCAGAAGAGGACGTGCGGGCGGTGCTCACCGCCGTCACCGGCGTCCACGACGCGTTGCGGGTGCACATCACAGAACGCGGCGGTACCTGGGACCAGCACATCGCCGAGGCGGGGGAGTTCACCGAACTGGTCACCCGGGCCGTGCCCGACGGTGTCGAGCCGGGGAGTCCACAGGAACGCGAGGCGGTCCAGGCGATCCTCGACGAGCAGATCCGTGAACATCAGCTGTTGAGCTCTCCGCTGACGGCGACGTTCGTCCGAGGTACCGGGGGCGGGTCCGGTTACCTGGCGCTCGGTGTGCACGGGATCGCCGGTGACGACGTGTCCAGGGACGTGTTGCTCACCGACATCTTCACCGCGTTCAACCAGCGGATGGCGGGCGAGGACATCGTGCTCGCTCCGGTCGCCACGTCCTGGCGTGAGTGGTCCCAGCGCTGTGCGGGTCTGGCCAGCCATCCCGCGGTCCTCGACAGCCGTGACTACTGGTTGGAGACGGCGAAGAAGTCCACGCTCAGCGTGGCGGGACCGGAGGCGGCGCAACCGCCGGGGGCCGACGACCTGGTGCGGTTGTCCACCACGCTGTCGTCCGCCGACACCGGAGAGGTCGACGACGCACGCCGGCGGCTGCGCCTGCCGGTCGAGGAGATCCTGTTGGCCGCGCTGGGACGCACCGTCGCGGCCGCCGTCGGCGAGGGCACCGTGGCTGTCGACCTGGGCGGTCGCGGCCGCTCGGTGCTCAAGCCGGAGGTCGATCTGCAGCGCACCGCGGGCTGGTTCACCACGATCCATCCTGTCGCGCTGGCCGCCGCCTCGGCTGCCCAGACCAGCGCCAAGCAGTTGCTCGACGACGTGCGGGACACTCTCAAGGCCGTGCCGCACTACGGGATCGGCTACGGTCTGCTGCGCTACATGTACGCACCGACCGCGAGGGTGCTCGGCGCGACCCGTCCCGCCGACATCCTGTTCTCCCACATCGGGACCATTCCCGACGCGCCCGTCGATCAGCCCGCTGAGGCGCCGGTGCGGTTCGACTCGGACACGGCGATGCCGATCCGCGATGTCCTGCCCGGCCTCGGTCACGCTCTGGAGCTGCGGGTGTTCCGGACTGCAGGTGTGCTGCACCTGGATTGGTGGTACGACAGTCGCCGACTGGGTCCGACCGATGTGGAATCCTTTGCCCGGCAGTACTCGGCTGCGCTCCTGGACATCGTCAGGGACGCGTTGGCCGAGGAGGACGTCGATTCCGCAGACGGCGAGCTGGCTCTGGTCGACTTGTCATGACGGAGACCGGGCGTGATCAGGCAGGAGGAGCGCATGGTCAGCTCTGACAAGGCGGTGATCGTCGCCGGCATCAAGAAGTCCTTCGGTGACGTCGCGGCTCTACGCGACGTCAGTTTCGAGGTGGAACGCGGCGAGGTACTCGGTCTGCTGGGCCCCAACGGCGCAGGGAAGACGACGACGGTGAACATACTGTCGACGCTGATCACGCCCGACAGCGGACGGGCGTTGATCGCCGGGCACGACGTGGTCGGTGATCCCGCAGGGGTGCGACGCTCGCTGATGCTGACCGGTCAGCACGTCGCTCTCGACGACCTGCTGACGGGTCGGGAGAACCTGCTGATGTTCGGCCGCCTGCAGGGCCTGAAGAAGAAGGTGGCCAAAGAGCGGGCGCAGGAGCTACTCGAGCAGTTCGACCTGGTCGACGCCGGCGACCGCGCGGTGGGCAACTACTCCGGCGGGATGAAGCGCCGCATCGACATCGCGTGCGGGTTGGTCGTCCGCCCCGAGGTGGTGTTCCTCGACGAACCGACCACCGGTCTGGATCCGCGCAGCCGACAGGCCATCTGGGAGCTGGTCACCGACTTCAAGGAGGCCGGTATCGCGACGCTGCTCACGACGCAGTACCTCGAGGAAGCCGATCTGCTCAGCGACCGCATCATCGTGATCGACAAGGGCACCGTGATCGCCGAGGGCACCGCCGACCAGCTCAAGGAGCGCACCGGCGGTACCTACTGCGAGATCGTGCCGCGTCATCTGCACGACATCCCCGCGATGGCCGCGGTGTTGGGCGACATGCTGCCCGACACCTTCCGGGCCACGCTCACCGAGACCTCGGACCGCATCTCGATGCCGGCGCCCGACGGCCCCAAGACGCTGATGGAGGCACTGCACCGACTCGGCGAGGCGGACATCGAGCTGATGGACATCGCGTTGCGCAGGCCGTCGCTCGACGAGGTGTTCCTGGCGCTGACCGGTGCGGATTCCGACGGAGCTCCGAGCACGGCCGAGGCCGCGGACGCGTACGCGTGATGGACCAGACCGCCATCCCGCACGCCGCCAGGCCGGGCGTGTCGACCGTTCAGCAGTGGTGGGTGCTGACGATCCGGATGATCATCCCGACCCTGCGCAACGGCGAACTGCCGACGCAGATCATCGGTTCGATCGTCTTCACCGTCGGCTACTACCTGCCGCTGAAGGAGTTGATGGGCTCGGTTCAGCCGCTGAGCAGCTACGCCCAGTACCTGACTCCGCTGATCGTGCTCCAGGCGGTCTGGTTCGCCGCGATATCGGCGGCGTTCCGGTCGGCCACCGATTCGGTGCAGGGCATCAACCGGCGATTCCGCGCGATGCCGATCGCGACGCAGACCCCGTTCGTCTCGCGTATGACCGCAAGCATGTACCGCTGCTGCGTGGCGTTGACGGTGTCGGTGATCTGTGGCCACGTCATCGGCTTCCGCTTCCACAACGGCATCCTGTACGCCATCGGGTTCATGGGGCTGGCCCTGCTCATCGGTGCCGCGCTAGCGGTCATCGGTGATCTGATCGGGATCGCCACCCAGAACCCCGAGGCCACCGCGCCGCTGATGCTGCTGCCCCAGCTGACATTGGGTTTGGCGTGCGTCGGACTCCAGCCCGTCGAGCGGTTCCCGGACTGGATCCAGGGATTCGTCCGCAATCAGCCGCTGTCTCAATGGGTGTACGGACTGCAAGCACTGGCTGGGGACAGCACCGACGCCGCACCCGAGGTGTCGTGGTCGGTCCTGGCTCCGGGGCTGGCCTGGGCTGTCGGATCGATCGTGGTGGCGATGACGCTGCACGCCGTGGTGAGCAGGAGGCGCCGCCAGTGACCGCCCCGCCGGCCTCGACCCAGGCCCCCCATCGGCCCGGTGGCCGTCACCGGATGGCGAGGATCTGGGAGAACTCACCCCGCCGACTGGTACCGCAGACATGGGTTCTCACCGCACGGATCCTGCGCCGTTGGAGTAGAGACCCCGCCACGCTGGTGCAGTCGCTGGTCATGCCCGCCGGATTCCTGGTGGCCCTCGACATCGTGCTGGGCGAGGGCATCGAGCAGGTCACCGGGCGCAGCGGTTTGTACGGTCAGGTGCCGCTGGTGGCCTTGGTCGGCGGGATGACGGGCGCCATCATCGGCGCGATCGGCACCATGCGGGAGCGGGATGCGGGGTTGCTATCAAGATTCTGGGTGGTGCCGGTCCACCGTGGAGCAGGCCTCATCGCCAGGTTGTCAGCCGACGCGATCCGCATCGTGGTGATCACTCTGGCCGTCATGTTGGTCGGTATGGCCTTGGGCTTTCGCTTCGAGCAGGGCATACCGGCGGCCATCCTGTGGGTGTTCATGCCGGCTTTGTTCGGGGTCACGCTTTCGGCAGCTGTACTCACGCTAGCCTTGCATTCGTCAAGCACGCTTGTGCCGCAGGCGACGGACATTTTGATCGCGATACTGATGTTTTTCTGCATCGGATTCGTCCCGCTGGACCAGTATCCGGACTGGCTGCAACCCTTCGTCGAGCATCAGCCTGTGAGCTATACCATCAAAGCGATGCAGGGTTTGTCGATCGATGGCCCTATAGCCGAACCCGTCATGTTCACCGTGTTGTGGTCGATCGGCATCGCGGCCGCGTGCGCGCTGCCGCTGGTCTTCGGATATCGCAAGGCCAGCAAGCGTGGCTGAAAACATCAACGTTCAGGGAGTCTAAGTTTATGTTTCCTTCGTCGGGCATTCGGAAGCTGGCGCGAAGCGAGGAGATGTTCGCCGAGACGCACAACTTCGTCGGGCTGGCCGCGCACGCCGACGGACTCATCGACGCCGACGCGATGTCCGATGCGTTCGACCTGCTACTGCAGGCGCATCCGGTGCTCGGCGGCCATCTCGAGCAGTTGCCGGACGGTAAATGGGAGATCGTGCTGGACGATCTGATGCACGCCGGCATCGAGGTGGTGGAACTCGACGGTGATGCCGCGGCCCCGCCGCTGATCTTCGACCAGACCGCCTCGCTGGTGCACTTCCGCCTGACGATCCGGGACGGCCAAGCGCAGCCGACCTTGTACATCCACCACAGCCTGGCCGACGGTCACCACCAGTTCAGCCTGATCGAGGAGTTGTTCTCGACCTACACCGATCTGGTCACCACCGGCTCCTCCCGGCCGGTCACCGTCCATTCGGCACCGGAACCACTCGAGGTCATCCTGGCCAACCGGGGTGTGGAGAAGAAGACACGATCCGGACTGGAGCGCCTGCTGGCGGCGATGTTCGTCTACGACCTGCCCCCGTCCCGACGTGCGCCGTCGGAGGACAACCCCGTTCTGCCGCAGCGTGTCCCGATGGAGTTCTGCACGCTCACCGAACAGGACACCGAGAACATCATCGGGTTCTGCCAGGCCCACAAACTCGGCTTGAACAGCCTTCTGTCGGCCGCCGTACTGATGGCCGAGTGGAACCTGCGCAAGACGCCCAACATCCCGGTGCCCTACGTCTACCCGGTCGACCTCCGCTACCTGCTGTCACCGCCGGTGTCGGCCACCGAGGCGACCAACCCGGTTGGTATCGCCACCTACCTCGCGGAGATCACCGACGGCAGTGACGTCGTCGCTCTCGCCCGCGACATCAACGACACCTTCAAGAAGGACATTGCCGAGGGCGTGATCCAGCAGAGCTTCCTGCATTTCAGTCCGCAGTATGTGGGCAACCCGCCCGGTCTTCCCGACGTGGTGATGTTCACCGACAACGGCATCGTGCCGCCACTGCGAACCCCGCCCGAGATGAAACTCACCGCCAGTCACGGCGAGTTCTACTTCGCAGTGGGCGCCGGAATCGAGATCTACACCAGCAAGATCTTCAACGGACAGCTGATGATCGAATACCACTCACACGGCCCCGAACCCGAGAAGTCAGTCGCCGCAATCGAAGCCCAGTTGCGCAGCATCGCCGACAACCATGCCGCCGCCGGTGTCGGTTAGGCGCTCAGCGGGGTCCGAACGCGAAACGGTGGTACTGCAGCGCCCTGTTCAGCGGTGGGATCAGACGCACCGCGCGCTTCGCCGCCTGCAGCCCCTTGGGCGCCCTGCTGTACGTGCTGGCACTGAAAAATGTTGCGGCAGCCAGCAATCGGATGTCAGGAAGCTTGGCGAGGATCTCCTGGGGGCTGTTCACAGCCCAGTACAGAGTCGAACCCGATGTGCGGACCAGGGATTGGGACTTCTGCGACTTGATCGCCAGCCAGTTGAAAAAGTCGATCTGCAGCTCTCCGGCGCCGAACCGATCGATGAACTTCCGCAGCAGTGCGATGCCCTCGTCTTCGGTCAGATACATGCTGATGCCCTCGGCGATCAGCAACGTCGGCCGGTCGGCGGGGATCTGATCGAGCCAGTTCGGCTCGGTCGCGGGCGTGGCGATGAGCTGGTAGTTGGGCCGGGTCGGATAGATCTGCTCCCGCAGCGCGATCACTTGCGGGAAATCGACGTCATACCACCGCACGTCGGCGCCGGGATCAATCCGGAACACCCGGCAGTCCAGCCCGCATCCCAGGTGCACGACGGTGCACTCCTTGTTCGCCGCGAGGAACTCGCGCACCCAGATGTCGTACTGGGCGGTGCGTACGGTGAACAGCGGCGCCCACTTCGGCGTGATCTCGAGCTCGCGCCAA from Mycobacterium sp. DL includes:
- a CDS encoding type I polyketide synthase, giving the protein MAGRFPGANSVSAFWRNLRGGVESIVDISEDDLLAAGVSERALANRSYVRRAALMSGIEEFDAEFFGFTPYAARMLDPQHRLFLQTTFHALEDAGYDPADLEATVGVFGTSSASGYLLHNLMSNYDPMMVIGQGASYEMVNLSLQNDKDHLATRVAHQFDFRGPALSVATACSSSLVAVHLACQSILNGECDIALAGGSSLRVPHNVGYWYEQGAMVSPTGHCRPFDVRSDGTIFGSGVGVVVLKALQDAIDDGDHIHAVIRGSALNNDGATKMTYAAPNAMGQAEVIAEAHAVAEVDASTIGYVESHGTGTPLGDPIEIEGLRQAFDLAEETRSDPCYIGSVKSNIGHLETAAGIAGLIKAILCLEHKAIPATLHYTSPNPELHIDRGPFRVRSADGPWETDGIRRAGVSSFGVGGTNAHIVLEEAPAARSAAQAGTGPQVLVLSAKTQEALAQSRQTLADELAVNDDITLSDAAYTLTRRRKDPIRLAAVVHDRQDAAAVLGAAETDSVFIAEAVSDAETSGDRVAFLFPGQGSQHIGMARGLHDSEPVFARHFDECAAAFSDEMGYDLRAEIFDGVGRNLEHTDRAQPALFTVEYALAKLIQSYGVEPSIMAGHSIGEYPAATLAGVFDLDTAVKVVSMRARLMHAAPRGVMVAVPLSPQAVAEHLTPDVDLATINDPGSSVVAGSEEAIRAFQAGLAEKGIVARRVRTSHAFHSRLMDPVVAEFTTFLSGMTLREPQIPLLSNITGTTMSAAEATNPGTWARQIRATVRFADELDMLLAHPDRVLVEVGPGGTLTSSAGRHPRSGPRHRAVRLMRHQAQNRSDHDTFLLALGQLWAAGVDVDWHQGATEAPALVSLPGYPFQRQRHWVEHNASAAWLAGGGAPGVPVAGTGATTAPATAGGKSGVETALLRIWSQCLGLSDIDRTANFFELGGDSLIAISVAMTAGHEGLDLTPQDLYENQTVAALAKVLTARYAEGGLGRPSLDDATNPPLPPNVAYFLEHGLRDVGRWRTPVILHLRSDVAEEDVRAVLTAVTGVHDALRVHITERGGTWDQHIAEAGEFTELVTRAVPDGVEPGSPQEREAVQAILDEQIREHQLLSSPLTATFVRGTGGGSGYLALGVHGIAGDDVSRDVLLTDIFTAFNQRMAGEDIVLAPVATSWREWSQRCAGLASHPAVLDSRDYWLETAKKSTLSVAGPEAAQPPGADDLVRLSTTLSSADTGEVDDARRRLRLPVEEILLAALGRTVAAAVGEGTVAVDLGGRGRSVLKPEVDLQRTAGWFTTIHPVALAAASAAQTSAKQLLDDVRDTLKAVPHYGIGYGLLRYMYAPTARVLGATRPADILFSHIGTIPDAPVDQPAEAPVRFDSDTAMPIRDVLPGLGHALELRVFRTAGVLHLDWWYDSRRLGPTDVESFARQYSAALLDIVRDALAEEDVDSADGELALVDLS
- a CDS encoding ATP-binding cassette domain-containing protein, translated to MVSSDKAVIVAGIKKSFGDVAALRDVSFEVERGEVLGLLGPNGAGKTTTVNILSTLITPDSGRALIAGHDVVGDPAGVRRSLMLTGQHVALDDLLTGRENLLMFGRLQGLKKKVAKERAQELLEQFDLVDAGDRAVGNYSGGMKRRIDIACGLVVRPEVVFLDEPTTGLDPRSRQAIWELVTDFKEAGIATLLTTQYLEEADLLSDRIIVIDKGTVIAEGTADQLKERTGGTYCEIVPRHLHDIPAMAAVLGDMLPDTFRATLTETSDRISMPAPDGPKTLMEALHRLGEADIELMDIALRRPSLDEVFLALTGADSDGAPSTAEAADAYA
- a CDS encoding ABC transporter permease, with the translated sequence MDQTAIPHAARPGVSTVQQWWVLTIRMIIPTLRNGELPTQIIGSIVFTVGYYLPLKELMGSVQPLSSYAQYLTPLIVLQAVWFAAISAAFRSATDSVQGINRRFRAMPIATQTPFVSRMTASMYRCCVALTVSVICGHVIGFRFHNGILYAIGFMGLALLIGAALAVIGDLIGIATQNPEATAPLMLLPQLTLGLACVGLQPVERFPDWIQGFVRNQPLSQWVYGLQALAGDSTDAAPEVSWSVLAPGLAWAVGSIVVAMTLHAVVSRRRRQ
- a CDS encoding ABC transporter permease — protein: MQSLVMPAGFLVALDIVLGEGIEQVTGRSGLYGQVPLVALVGGMTGAIIGAIGTMRERDAGLLSRFWVVPVHRGAGLIARLSADAIRIVVITLAVMLVGMALGFRFEQGIPAAILWVFMPALFGVTLSAAVLTLALHSSSTLVPQATDILIAILMFFCIGFVPLDQYPDWLQPFVEHQPVSYTIKAMQGLSIDGPIAEPVMFTVLWSIGIAAACALPLVFGYRKASKRG
- a CDS encoding phthiocerol/phthiodiolone dimycocerosyl transferase, which codes for MFPSSGIRKLARSEEMFAETHNFVGLAAHADGLIDADAMSDAFDLLLQAHPVLGGHLEQLPDGKWEIVLDDLMHAGIEVVELDGDAAAPPLIFDQTASLVHFRLTIRDGQAQPTLYIHHSLADGHHQFSLIEELFSTYTDLVTTGSSRPVTVHSAPEPLEVILANRGVEKKTRSGLERLLAAMFVYDLPPSRRAPSEDNPVLPQRVPMEFCTLTEQDTENIIGFCQAHKLGLNSLLSAAVLMAEWNLRKTPNIPVPYVYPVDLRYLLSPPVSATEATNPVGIATYLAEITDGSDVVALARDINDTFKKDIAEGVIQQSFLHFSPQYVGNPPGLPDVVMFTDNGIVPPLRTPPEMKLTASHGEFYFAVGAGIEIYTSKIFNGQLMIEYHSHGPEPEKSVAAIEAQLRSIADNHAAAGVG
- a CDS encoding class I SAM-dependent methyltransferase produces the protein MANKVSVNLSGPAKTMLSTLYLKALDADFDRPILGDRFAKEAIAKLDFDWRELEITPKWAPLFTVRTAQYDIWVREFLAANKECTVVHLGCGLDCRVFRIDPGADVRWYDVDFPQVIALREQIYPTRPNYQLIATPATEPNWLDQIPADRPTLLIAEGISMYLTEDEGIALLRKFIDRFGAGELQIDFFNWLAIKSQKSQSLVRTSGSTLYWAVNSPQEILAKLPDIRLLAAATFFSASTYSRAPKGLQAAKRAVRLIPPLNRALQYHRFAFGPR